In Vicinamibacteria bacterium, the genomic window ACCGCTCTTCCTCCGGCTTCCGGTAGGTATCGTGGCACGCGCGGCAGGCGTTACTGACGGCGGTGACCTCCGGCAGGATCGCCTTCATGTCCCCGGACTCCGCGGCCGTCAGGAGCTTCGCACTTGCTGCGTGGAGCGCCTTCGACTTCGCCACGAAGTCGTCCCAGCCCGTCCAGACTTCGGGCTTGGCGTCGGTCAATCCCTCGGTGATTTTCGTTTCGAAGGCATCGGGAATGAGTGCCGAGAGCTCGCCGATGTTCTTCGCGTGAGCCACGAAGTGCGAGGAGTCGTAGGGCATCTTGAACTTGAGGATATCGGCCATCGAGGCCATGCTGGCCCTCTGCCCGACCATGAGTCTCTGACGGTACTCGATGACGGGCTTGTTCTCGTCCTCCTGAGCGCTCGCCGGTGC contains:
- a CDS encoding cytochrome c codes for the protein MTLWLPSPGRSKVLAALTFSTGFGLFLAPASAQEDENKPVIEYRQRLMVGQRASMASMADILKFKMPYDSSHFVAHAKNIGELSALIPDAFETKITEGLTDAKPEVWTGWDDFVAKSKALHAASAKLLTAAESGDMKAILPEVTAVSNACRACHDTYRKPEEERFKR